Below is a genomic region from Fibrobacter sp..
CTTGCAGATGTGGGCGATGTTTTCGGTACCATAGGAATTGATGGCACGGACCTTTTCCTGCTTATCCAAATCCTCAGCCAAGTCCACAGCAGTCCATGCTGCGCAATGGATTACGGCATCGGGTTTGACATCCATCAGGACCTTTTCAACGGCTCTAGCGTTCGTAATATCCAATTGACGGTATTCCGCCTTGGTGACCGCAGAATCATCTGCAATGCCCGCATATTCGGGAGCGATGTCGGAACCCACGGCTACGTGGCCTCGGGATACGAGTTTGTTTACAACATCATGGCCTAATTGGCCGCCAACACCTGTTACAAAAAATTTCATTTTTCACCTTAATGTTTGGAAAAATTTTGCTCTGCATTTCCTGTTGGCACAACTTCTGTAGAATCTACTTGAACGTTTAATTGAGTTTGTTTAGCTGATTCTTTGAAAGAAGTTTTTGTGTCAAATGGTTCAGTAACGATATTAAAATAAGAAACAACAATACTGATAATGAACAAGACAACAAAGATGGCTGTAGATAAAATCGATAGAATTTTTGAGCGACTTTTTTCTTTGTTGTTTTTTGAGTAATCTTGTTCTCTTTTTTTGTATTTATTCCAAAGCCAACTTATAGAAGAAAACATTCCACATAAATATGTTCCTATAACGCAAAAATAAAAACCTTGAGTACCATCCCATGCATTTGTTTTTTTTAGGATACAGAGCGTTGCCGCACATAGAACTATAGCAACCAACGTGAAAATTTTAACAAACTCTCCATAAAGTCCCTGAATAAAATTCCACGGATTTTTCTTACAAGGCTTATAGTCGCTTGGGAATATTTTGGTTTCTTTAGAACTTTCTTCCGTGATTAGATTATATTCTTTTCGAATGCCATAAACAATAAACTGTTCCAGTCTTTGGGCACATCCCTGGTAGACACAGATATGTGTCATTATGAGTAATACTAACATTGAACAAGCGAATGTAAACAAAAGATTGTCGCTCGTAAAACAAGAATCTAGGCACTCTCTGCAGTTCTCGGTAGTATGCAAAAGAACGTAACCATATGCACCTAATATTGCAAACATGCCAACAAGCAAAGAAACAACGCTCTGCATGCCTGCGTTATTATTTACGGCGTACTGCTCATGTAATTGTGCAAATAGAACGTCCTTTGCACTTGTCGGAAAGAATGCTGAACTTGCTGGAGATTGCTGTGTGGCAGAACCCGGTGCAGCTTGGCTGTTAGCAGAAATGACGTTGTTGACATTCGCAGAATTCATAAATGTTTTTTTTCCTATTTCATTAAACTCAAAATTACCTTTCCATGCTGTTTTTTTTAAATATAAGGCGATAGCAAGAATGCAAAGTAAATACGTGGAAGCTGCAATCAGTTCAATCACCATAAGCCCTCACTAAAGACCTTGTGTTCGCAAGTATTCCGTAAACGTAGTCCACTAAAAAAGGATAACATGACAGTTACCTCAACGGATTTCTATCGCTTTTATACCACTTCATGAATTCGGCGATGCCGTCGTGCAGACTCCAGTGGGGCTTGTACCCGCATTCAGTCTCCAGCTTGGTGGTGTCGGCGTTGGTCTGGTATACGTCACCCGGTTGCATGGGCAAGAATTCCTTCTTGGCGGGCTCGCCGTAGGCGTTTTCGATTTCGCTGATGAAATCCATCAGCTTCACGGGATTGCTGCAGCCGATGTTGTAAACCTTGTAGGCGACCCCGTTGGGACAATCTGAAGCGACTGGCGTACGGTCTACCACGTGGATGGTTCCTTCGACAATATCATCGATGTAGGTAAAGTCGCGGATCATGTCGCCGTTGTTGAACACCTTGATTGGTTCGCCCTTTGAAATGGCCCTGGCGAACAGCATGGGAGACATATCCGGGCGCCCCCAAGGTCCATACACCGTAAAGAAACGAAGTCCGGTTACAGGCAGGCTGTACAGTTTGCTGTAGGAATGCGCCATCAGCTCGTTGCTCTTTTTGCTGGCGGCATAGAGGCTCACGGGAGAATCCACCTTGTCGTCTTCGCTATAGGGAACCTTGCTGTTAAGGCCGTAAACGGAACTGGAGGATGCGTAAATCAGGTGCTTGACATTGAAGTTGCGGCATGCTTCTAAGATGTTCAGGAATCCATACAAATTGCTCCACATATACGCATATGGATTTGTAATAGAATAGCGAACTCCAGCTTGGGCGGCCAGATTTACAACCTTGTCGAATTTTTCTTTTTCAAAGATTCTGTCGAGAAAAGCTTTCTCTTCTATTCCTAATCTTATAAATCGACATTTCTCAAATTTGCAACTTCTGTATTCCGTTCCAAAAATAAAGTCGTTGTTCGGAGCGGTGATTCCGCATTCCGCCAGTCTACCGAATTTTAGACGAACGTCGTAGTAGTCATTGATGTTATCGATGCCAACGACATCGTCGCCACGTTCCGCAAGCTTATACATAAGCTTGGAACCAATAAAACCAGCTGCACCTGTTACGAGAATTTCATATTATGGGATGGCTTACATGCCTTCTATCATTCGTTTTTATATACTAAATAAAAGAGCAAAGATGGAAACTAGTTCCATCCTTGCAAAAAACAATCTAATTAATCCTTTTTGCTTTCTTCGATAAATTTCTTTCCATCCTTCAGGAAACTGACAACAATCAGTATCATCACGATTCCTATAGGGAACGCTGCAAGAATACTTACCGACTGCAAATTGCTCATGGAGCTTTCTGAGAAAACAAGTGCTATCGGTAAAATAATCAAAAGGACACACATCATCAGCTGGATCAATTTGTTAGGAGATTCATTTTCTTCCAGCTTGTGATAACTATAGCAAGATGCTGTATACGCAATCGAATCAAAGGATGTTGCATAGAATGCCATCATTGTCAGCAGAACCAAAACGAGAACGAACGGTGCACATGGCAAAGTATTAATGATATTAATGATCATCGTATACAAATCACCGTTTGCAGCATACGCTGACATATAATCAACTGCACCAGAAGTTTGCTGTCCCAAAGAATAATTTCCAAGAATTACAAAGCTAAGAATAGTTGAACCTACGCCAAAAACGTATCCTCCAAGTAGGGTTTGACGAATCGTTCTACCTTTGGAAATATTCCCAATGAAGAACGGAGCCGCAACACACCACACCATCCAATAAGCCCAATAGTAAATAGTCCAATCCTGGGGGAAATTATTCTTACGTAAAGGATCTGTGTAAGTGGAAAGACCAATAAAATTCTGGAGCATTCTTCCTAGTGATTCAAATCCCGTATCAATAATGTAGCGAGCTTCGCCGCCAAAAGCCAACACATAGAAGTTCAAGCCGAAGAACATGAAAATGCAAACTTTAGCAAGGATGCTAATTCCCTTAAAGCCGTGAAGTAGGGAATATGTATAAACGGCACAAGTCACTACAAGAATCACAATGGTGATTGCTGTTCTACTGATTTCTACATGGAAAATTTCCGTAATAATACTAGCCATGAGTGGCGTTGCAATACTGAAGGTTGTTGCTGTACCAGCAAGCAGTGCAAAAACTGCCAACAAGTCAATAAAGCGACCGGCAATACCATCTGTATGCTTTCCAAGAAGCGGACGACAGGCTTCAGAATATTTTTGACGGGATTGTTTACGAACATGAAGCATGAAACCAAATGCAACAGCCAACACAAGATAGAACGCCCATGGAATCAGACTCCAGTGGAATATCGGGAAAACACCTGCCCAATCTTGAACGCTACCTAGCTCGGCAATATGGGGATTTGTTGCATACATAACCCATTCAGAAAAAGAATAGAACAAAATGTCTGCAGCAAGACCGCAAGTAAACATCATGCATCCCCATGCAAAAAATGAATACTTCGGTTTTTCATTTTTTCCGCCTAATACAATATCACCATACTTAGACATGGCCAAGAAAATGGACATGATGAAAAAGCCTAGTCCAATTACCAGATAATACGTTCCGAATGTATCGCCAAAGAAAAAGCGAACCTTGCTCAAAACCGCATTCGATTGTTCAGGCAATGCGAAGAACAATACGCTAAGAATTATAACAATTGTAAGAGGAACAATTGTTATAATCCAGTCTATTTTACCTTTTTCGATTTTCATTTTTCTCCTTCATGCATTGAGCATTGTGCTATTTGATAAATGATTTATAGCTGGGATCCATTGCGACCAATTCGTCAAAATTGTCGATTTCAACGATATCCCCTGATTTCATCGGACGTATTCCCAAATCATATTCTTCAAAATGACAGAACATTGCGACATCGTCCCAATAAATTTGACGATTCTCTTTTTCATCAAATTCTAGCT
It encodes:
- a CDS encoding GDP-mannose 4,6-dehydratase, whose amino-acid sequence is MYKLAERGDDVVGIDNINDYYDVRLKFGRLAECGITAPNNDFIFGTEYRSCKFEKCRFIRLGIEEKAFLDRIFEKEKFDKVVNLAAQAGVRYSITNPYAYMWSNLYGFLNILEACRNFNVKHLIYASSSSVYGLNSKVPYSEDDKVDSPVSLYAASKKSNELMAHSYSKLYSLPVTGLRFFTVYGPWGRPDMSPMLFARAISKGEPIKVFNNGDMIRDFTYIDDIVEGTIHVVDRTPVASDCPNGVAYKVYNIGCSNPVKLMDFISEIENAYGEPAKKEFLPMQPGDVYQTNADTTKLETECGYKPHWSLHDGIAEFMKWYKSDRNPLR
- a CDS encoding BCCT family transporter; protein product: MKIEKGKIDWIITIVPLTIVIILSVLFFALPEQSNAVLSKVRFFFGDTFGTYYLVIGLGFFIMSIFLAMSKYGDIVLGGKNEKPKYSFFAWGCMMFTCGLAADILFYSFSEWVMYATNPHIAELGSVQDWAGVFPIFHWSLIPWAFYLVLAVAFGFMLHVRKQSRQKYSEACRPLLGKHTDGIAGRFIDLLAVFALLAGTATTFSIATPLMASIITEIFHVEISRTAITIVILVVTCAVYTYSLLHGFKGISILAKVCIFMFFGLNFYVLAFGGEARYIIDTGFESLGRMLQNFIGLSTYTDPLRKNNFPQDWTIYYWAYWMVWCVAAPFFIGNISKGRTIRQTLLGGYVFGVGSTILSFVILGNYSLGQQTSGAVDYMSAYAANGDLYTMIINIINTLPCAPFVLVLVLLTMMAFYATSFDSIAYTASCYSYHKLEENESPNKLIQLMMCVLLIILPIALVFSESSMSNLQSVSILAAFPIGIVMILIVVSFLKDGKKFIEESKKD